GAAAGGCTACCGCCTGGAGATCGGAAATGACGCCCTCGACTCAATCGAGATCGCCGACGACGACAAGGTAGTCGTCGTCGGCGCCCTTGTCCCCATGCTAAAAAAGTTGAAGATTCGAGGGAAACCCTTCACCGTCCTCGAGCTGGATCCCCGCACGCTCAAGAAAGACGAGATGCCCTTCTTTGCCCCTTCAGAGGAGGCTCCCCTGCACGTTCCCGGGGCGGATCTTCTGGTCATGACGGGAACCACCCTCGTGAACGATACGCTGGAGGGGCTGCTCTCCTTGGCAAAACCGGGAGCCCGGGTCGTCGTCGTCGGCCCCACGGCCAGTCAGTACCCGGAGGAATTCTTCCGCCGCGGAGTGACCTGCCTGGGCGGCATCAAGGTCACGAAGGCCGACGAGCTGTTGGACATCCTCTCCGAGGGCGGCTCCGGGTACCACTTTTTCGGGCGCTATGCCGAGCGGACGACGCTGACGAAACCTTCGCCGCGTTGAGGCACTCCGCCGATGACTCCGACACGTCCGATGATTTACAGCCCCCACACCCCGCCCTCCAAAACTGAACCGAGAATCTCTGTCGGGAAGGCTCTGGAACTCATCCTGGCCGAAGCCCGCTATGAGTTGCCCGTCGAACGGGTGCCCCTTGCGGAGTCTCTCGGCCGCGTCGTCGCCGAAAAGCTGTACGCCCGCCACTCGCTTCCCGCGGTCCTTTCGGCCCAGGTAGACGGCATCGCCGTCCGATTCGACGACCGGACCAGCCTTCCCGATAGGACAGAAGACCGACCGTTCGCCTTCGTCGGCACCGGAACGGCCCTTCCCGAAGGCTTCGATACCGTCGTCAGGGCCGAAGACCTGGAGATTGCCGCCGACGGAACTCTGCGGATTCTGGAGGAACCCTGCGAGAAAGGCGCCTGCACCCTCCCTCCCGGGTGGGAACTTCGGAAAGGCGAGGTTCTGATCCCCCCTGATCTGCGTCTCGAACCCCAACACCTGGGACTTCTCGCGGCGGGCGGCCACAGTGAGATTCCCGTGCTGCGCCGTCCCCTCGTCGCGGTCCTCCCGACGGGAGACGAGCTCGTCCCTCAGGGATCGATGCCTGGGCCGGGGCAGAACATCGACTCCAACTCCGCCCTCTTCGCCGGCTACCTGAAAGGAGTCGGCGCCGAACCGCTCCTCTACCCCATCACGGCCGACGACCCCGTCCTTTTGGCGGAACGACTCGGCGATGCCCTATCGAAGGCAGACATGGTGCTGATCAACGGGGGGTCTTCCCGAGGGCACCGCGACTTTACGGTATCCGTCGTCGCCGGGCTGGGCAGAGTGCTGTCCCATGGGCTTAATGCCGCCCCGGGCAAACCGGTCCTGCTCGCCATCATCGAAGGTAAACCCGTCGTCGGGGTACCGGGCCCTGCCCTTGCGGCCTGGTATGCCCTGGAAAACCTCGTCGGTCCCATCGTCAGCCGCTTTCTCGCCCAACCGCCCCAGGAAAGAAGGAGCGTCAAGGCAATCCTCACCCGGGAGCTGAGACTGGAAGGATTCCTGAAAGAGGCCCTCCTCTCCCTTCGCGTCCTTCTCTCTCGCGACGGCGAAGGGCGATATCTCGTCTCGCCCTATCCCTTGAAAAACTCCATGGTCACGAACTTCGTCCGCTCCGATGGCATCCTTCGCATCCCTGAAGGAGTCGCCGGCTACGACAAGGGGGACGAAGTCGAAATCCTGCTTCTCTACCCCCAGGCGATTATCGAAAAACGGATGGAAAAGCGACAGCTTCAGACACTTGATGAAAGCGAGGTCTTTTAGGTGAAAGCCCCCCTGCGCGGAATCCTCCTGTCCCTCGTCTTCATTCTCCTGGCCGGCTCCGTTCCGGCATCGGCCAAAACGATCGTGGACATGGCCGGGAACGAGGTCGACGTCCCCGACAAGGTGGAGCGCATCCTCATCACCTGCTACGGAGGAGCGACCCACGAACTGACCGTCCTAGGAGGAGCC
The DNA window shown above is from Aminithiophilus ramosus and carries:
- a CDS encoding DUF364 domain-containing protein: MNFEPGSILKETAEKFQALIGPDFDTLTLERTVFGLFFTGVKLSDGQGGISFTPVKAIPEAVCCPTSARAMPLSGRLKGMSVTKVLQEMWEADSPLKKALGIATLNALSAICEKGLEGKGYRLEIGNDALDSIEIADDDKVVVVGALVPMLKKLKIRGKPFTVLELDPRTLKKDEMPFFAPSEEAPLHVPGADLLVMTGTTLVNDTLEGLLSLAKPGARVVVVGPTASQYPEEFFRRGVTCLGGIKVTKADELLDILSEGGSGYHFFGRYAERTTLTKPSPR
- a CDS encoding molybdopterin molybdotransferase MoeA, which produces MIYSPHTPPSKTEPRISVGKALELILAEARYELPVERVPLAESLGRVVAEKLYARHSLPAVLSAQVDGIAVRFDDRTSLPDRTEDRPFAFVGTGTALPEGFDTVVRAEDLEIAADGTLRILEEPCEKGACTLPPGWELRKGEVLIPPDLRLEPQHLGLLAAGGHSEIPVLRRPLVAVLPTGDELVPQGSMPGPGQNIDSNSALFAGYLKGVGAEPLLYPITADDPVLLAERLGDALSKADMVLINGGSSRGHRDFTVSVVAGLGRVLSHGLNAAPGKPVLLAIIEGKPVVGVPGPALAAWYALENLVGPIVSRFLAQPPQERRSVKAILTRELRLEGFLKEALLSLRVLLSRDGEGRYLVSPYPLKNSMVTNFVRSDGILRIPEGVAGYDKGDEVEILLLYPQAIIEKRMEKRQLQTLDESEVF